In Phocoena sinus isolate mPhoSin1 chromosome 10, mPhoSin1.pri, whole genome shotgun sequence, a single genomic region encodes these proteins:
- the ING4 gene encoding inhibitor of growth protein 4 isoform X1, with the protein MAAGMYLEHYLDSIENLPFELQRNFQLMRDLDQRTEDLKAEIDKLATEYMSSARSLSSEEKLALLRQIQEAYGKCKGFGDDKVQLAMQTYEMVDKHIRRLDTDLARFEADLKEKQIESSDYDSSSSKGKKKGRTQKEKKATRARSKGKNSDEEAPKAAQKKLKLVRTSPEYGMPSVTFGSVHPSDVLDMPVDPNEPTYCLCHQVSYGEMIGCDNPDCSIEWFHFACVGLTTKPRGKWFCPRCSQERKKK; encoded by the exons ATGGCTGCGGGGATGTATTTGGAACATTATCTGGACA gTATTGAAAACCTCCCATTTGAACTGCAGAGAAACTTCCAGCTCATGAGGGACCTGGACCAAAGAACAGAGG ACCTGAAGGCTGAAATTGACAAGTTGGCCACTGAGTATATGAGTAGCGCCCGCAGCCTGAGCTCCGAGGAGAAATTGGCCCTTCTCAGACAGATCCAGGAAGCCTATGGCAAGTGCAAGGGATTTGGTGACGACAAGGTGCAGCTTGCCATGCAGACCTATGAGATG gTGGACAAACACATTCGGCGACTGGACACAGACCTGGCCCGTTTTGAGGCTGATCTGAAGGAGAAGCAGATTGAGTCAAGTGACTATGACAGCTCTTCCAGCAAAGGCAAAAAGA AAGGCCGGACTCAAAAGGAGAAGAAGGCTACCCGTGCTCGTTCCAAAGGGAAAAACTCCGACGAAGAAGCCCCCAAGGCCGCCCAGAAGAAGTTAAAACTTGTTCGCAC AAGCCCTGAGTATGGGATGCCCTCAGTGACCTTTGGCAGTGTCCACCCCTCTGATGTGTTGGATATGCCTGTGGATCCCAACGAACCCACCTATTGCCTTTGTCACCAGGTCTCCTATGGAGAGATGATTGGCTGTGACAACCCTGAT TGTTCCATCGAGTGGTTCCACTTTGCCTGTGTGGGGCTGACCACCAAGCCTCGGGGGAAGTG GTTTTGCCCACGCTGCTCCCAAGAAcggaagaagaaatag
- the ING4 gene encoding inhibitor of growth protein 4 isoform X3: MAAGMYLEHYLDSIENLPFELQRNFQLMRDLDQRTEDLKAEIDKLATEYMSSARSLSSEEKLALLRQIQEAYGKCKGFGDDKVQLAMQTYEMVDKHIRRLDTDLARFEADLKEKQIESSDYDSSSSKGRTQKEKKATRARSKGKNSDEEAPKAAQKKLKLVRTSPEYGMPSVTFGSVHPSDVLDMPVDPNEPTYCLCHQVSYGEMIGCDNPDCSIEWFHFACVGLTTKPRGKWFCPRCSQERKKK; this comes from the exons ATGGCTGCGGGGATGTATTTGGAACATTATCTGGACA gTATTGAAAACCTCCCATTTGAACTGCAGAGAAACTTCCAGCTCATGAGGGACCTGGACCAAAGAACAGAGG ACCTGAAGGCTGAAATTGACAAGTTGGCCACTGAGTATATGAGTAGCGCCCGCAGCCTGAGCTCCGAGGAGAAATTGGCCCTTCTCAGACAGATCCAGGAAGCCTATGGCAAGTGCAAGGGATTTGGTGACGACAAGGTGCAGCTTGCCATGCAGACCTATGAGATG gTGGACAAACACATTCGGCGACTGGACACAGACCTGGCCCGTTTTGAGGCTGATCTGAAGGAGAAGCAGATTGAGTCAAGTGACTATGACAGCTCTTCCAGCAAAG GCCGGACTCAAAAGGAGAAGAAGGCTACCCGTGCTCGTTCCAAAGGGAAAAACTCCGACGAAGAAGCCCCCAAGGCCGCCCAGAAGAAGTTAAAACTTGTTCGCAC AAGCCCTGAGTATGGGATGCCCTCAGTGACCTTTGGCAGTGTCCACCCCTCTGATGTGTTGGATATGCCTGTGGATCCCAACGAACCCACCTATTGCCTTTGTCACCAGGTCTCCTATGGAGAGATGATTGGCTGTGACAACCCTGAT TGTTCCATCGAGTGGTTCCACTTTGCCTGTGTGGGGCTGACCACCAAGCCTCGGGGGAAGTG GTTTTGCCCACGCTGCTCCCAAGAAcggaagaagaaatag
- the ING4 gene encoding inhibitor of growth protein 4 isoform X2: MAAGMYLEHYLDSIENLPFELQRNFQLMRDLDQRTEDLKAEIDKLATEYMSSARSLSSEEKLALLRQIQEAYGKCKGFGDDKVQLAMQTYEMVDKHIRRLDTDLARFEADLKEKQIESSDYDSSSSKGKKSRTQKEKKATRARSKGKNSDEEAPKAAQKKLKLVRTSPEYGMPSVTFGSVHPSDVLDMPVDPNEPTYCLCHQVSYGEMIGCDNPDCSIEWFHFACVGLTTKPRGKWFCPRCSQERKKK; this comes from the exons ATGGCTGCGGGGATGTATTTGGAACATTATCTGGACA gTATTGAAAACCTCCCATTTGAACTGCAGAGAAACTTCCAGCTCATGAGGGACCTGGACCAAAGAACAGAGG ACCTGAAGGCTGAAATTGACAAGTTGGCCACTGAGTATATGAGTAGCGCCCGCAGCCTGAGCTCCGAGGAGAAATTGGCCCTTCTCAGACAGATCCAGGAAGCCTATGGCAAGTGCAAGGGATTTGGTGACGACAAGGTGCAGCTTGCCATGCAGACCTATGAGATG gTGGACAAACACATTCGGCGACTGGACACAGACCTGGCCCGTTTTGAGGCTGATCTGAAGGAGAAGCAGATTGAGTCAAGTGACTATGACAGCTCTTCCAGCAAAGGCAAAAAGA GCCGGACTCAAAAGGAGAAGAAGGCTACCCGTGCTCGTTCCAAAGGGAAAAACTCCGACGAAGAAGCCCCCAAGGCCGCCCAGAAGAAGTTAAAACTTGTTCGCAC AAGCCCTGAGTATGGGATGCCCTCAGTGACCTTTGGCAGTGTCCACCCCTCTGATGTGTTGGATATGCCTGTGGATCCCAACGAACCCACCTATTGCCTTTGTCACCAGGTCTCCTATGGAGAGATGATTGGCTGTGACAACCCTGAT TGTTCCATCGAGTGGTTCCACTTTGCCTGTGTGGGGCTGACCACCAAGCCTCGGGGGAAGTG GTTTTGCCCACGCTGCTCCCAAGAAcggaagaagaaatag
- the ACRBP gene encoding acrosin-binding protein isoform X4 — MRQLAAASLLSLLRVLCLPPALAPGQDSLSTSTPGSPLSPTEYERFFALLTPTWKAETTCRLRATHGCRNPTLVQLDQYENHGLVPEGAVCSDLPYASWFESFCQFTQYRCSNHVYYAKRVGCSHPVSILSPNTLKEVDTSSEVPLTTMTSPKSSHITATEQQAFQPWPERLNSSVEELLQSSLSLGGQDQGQEREGQEEEREEGQGTKQALEATSGLQADPEPKTQSEFVSSNPFSFTPRVREVESTPMMMEDIQEVIRSVQETDEVNDVYEKNIWKAQSPGSLLQLPHVEALLALCYSIVENTCVITPTAKAWQHLEDEILGFGKSVCDNLGRRHVATCDLCEFCSLKLEQCRSEASLQRQQCDSSHKTPFVSPLLASQSTSIGTQICDTEYVQYPNYCAFKSQQCMMRNRKRKLDHVRPIPMQVSRMRCLQNETYTVLTPAKSEDLVLRWSQEFSTLTLGQAG; from the exons ATGAGGCAGCTCGCCGCCGCCTCCCTTCTCTCACTCCTGAGGG TGCTGTGCCTGCCTCCGGCACTGGCCCCCGGCCAGGATTCCCTCTCGACCTCCACTCCGGGCAGCCCCCTCTCTCCCACCGAGTATGAGCGCTTCTTTGCGCTGCTGACCCCAACCTGGAAGGCAGAGACCACCTGCCGGCTCCGCGCAACCCACGGCTGCCGGAACCCCACCCTCGTCCAGCTGGACCAGTATGAAAACCACGGCCTGGTGCCGGAAG GCGCTGTCTGCTCCGACCTCCCTTATGCCTCCTGGTTTGAGTCCTTCTGCCAGTTTACTCAGTACCGTTGCTCCAACCACGTCTACTACGCCAAG CGGGTCGGGTGCTCCCACCCAGTCTCTATCCTCTCACCAAACACTCTCAAGGAGGTGGACACTTCCTCTGAAGTGCCGCTCACGACGATGACCTCCCCCAAGTCCTCCCACATCACAG CCACAGAACAACAGGCCTTCCAGCCCTGGCCCGAGCGGCTTAACAGCAGCGTGGAGGAGCTGCTACAATCCTCCCTGTCCCTGGGTGGCCAGGATCAAGGGCAGGAGCGGGAGGGACAAGAGGAGGAGCGGGAGGAAGGACAGGGCACAAAGCAGGCGCTGGAGGCGACGTCTGGGTTGCAGGCAGACCCGGAGCCCAAGACCCAGTCTGAATTTGTATCCTCCAACCCTTTCTCCTTCACTCCCCGGGTGCGGGAAGTGGAGTCTACTCCCATGATGATGGAGGACATCCAAGAGGTCATCCGATCTGTGCAGGAAACGGATGAAGTGAATGATGTATATGAGAAGAATATCTGGAAAGCCCAGAGCCCTGGCAG TCTCCTGCAGCTGCCTCACGTGGAGGCCTTGCTGGCACTGTGCTACTCGATTGTGGAGAACACCTGTGTCATAACCCCTACAGCCAAGGCCTGGCAGCACTTGGAGGATGAGATCCTTGGTTTCGGGAAGTCG GTCTGTGACAACCTTGGGCGGCGCCACGTGGCTACATGTGACCTCTGTGAGTTCTGCTCCCTCAAGCTGGAGCAGTGCCGCTCGGAGGCCAGCCTGCAGCGGCAGCAGTGTGACAGCTCCCACAAGACGCCCTTCGTCAGCCCCCTGCTCGCGTCCCAGAGCACGTCCATCGGCACCCAG ATTTGTGACACAGAATATGTGCAGTACCCGAACTACTGTGCCTTCAAAAGCCAGCAGTGTATGATGAGAAACCGGAAACGGAAG CTGGACCACGTGCGCCCAATCCCCATGCAGGTGTCCCGCATGAGATGTCTGCAGAATGAGACATACACCGTCCTGACCCCGGCCAAGAGCGAGGACCTCGTGCTTCGATGGAGCCAGGAGTTTAGCACCTTGACTCTCGGCCAAGCCGGCTGA
- the ACRBP gene encoding acrosin-binding protein isoform X1: MRQLAAASLLSLLRVLCLPPALAPGQDSLSTSTPGSPLSPTEYERFFALLTPTWKAETTCRLRATHGCRNPTLVQLDQYENHGLVPEGAVCSDLPYASWFESFCQFTQYRCSNHVYYAKRVGCSHPVSILSPNTLKEVDTSSEVPLTTMTSPKSSHITATEQQAFQPWPERLNSSVEELLQSSLSLGGQDQGQEREGQEEEREEGQGTKQALEATSGLQADPEPKTQSEFVSSNPFSFTPRVREVESTPMMMEDIQEVIRSVQETDEVNDVYEKNIWKAQSPGSLLQLPHVEALLALCYSIVENTCVITPTAKAWQHLEDEILGFGKSVCDNLGRRHVATCDLCEFCSLKLEQCRSEASLQRQQCDSSHKTPFVSPLLASQSTSIGTQIGTLKSGRFYALDLYGGLRMDFWCAQLATKGCEDSRVASWLQTEFLSFQDGDFPTKICDTEYVQYPNYCAFKSQQCMMRNRKRKLDHVRPIPMQVSRMRCLQNETYTVLTPAKSEDLVLRWSQEFSTLTLGQAG; this comes from the exons ATGAGGCAGCTCGCCGCCGCCTCCCTTCTCTCACTCCTGAGGG TGCTGTGCCTGCCTCCGGCACTGGCCCCCGGCCAGGATTCCCTCTCGACCTCCACTCCGGGCAGCCCCCTCTCTCCCACCGAGTATGAGCGCTTCTTTGCGCTGCTGACCCCAACCTGGAAGGCAGAGACCACCTGCCGGCTCCGCGCAACCCACGGCTGCCGGAACCCCACCCTCGTCCAGCTGGACCAGTATGAAAACCACGGCCTGGTGCCGGAAG GCGCTGTCTGCTCCGACCTCCCTTATGCCTCCTGGTTTGAGTCCTTCTGCCAGTTTACTCAGTACCGTTGCTCCAACCACGTCTACTACGCCAAG CGGGTCGGGTGCTCCCACCCAGTCTCTATCCTCTCACCAAACACTCTCAAGGAGGTGGACACTTCCTCTGAAGTGCCGCTCACGACGATGACCTCCCCCAAGTCCTCCCACATCACAG CCACAGAACAACAGGCCTTCCAGCCCTGGCCCGAGCGGCTTAACAGCAGCGTGGAGGAGCTGCTACAATCCTCCCTGTCCCTGGGTGGCCAGGATCAAGGGCAGGAGCGGGAGGGACAAGAGGAGGAGCGGGAGGAAGGACAGGGCACAAAGCAGGCGCTGGAGGCGACGTCTGGGTTGCAGGCAGACCCGGAGCCCAAGACCCAGTCTGAATTTGTATCCTCCAACCCTTTCTCCTTCACTCCCCGGGTGCGGGAAGTGGAGTCTACTCCCATGATGATGGAGGACATCCAAGAGGTCATCCGATCTGTGCAGGAAACGGATGAAGTGAATGATGTATATGAGAAGAATATCTGGAAAGCCCAGAGCCCTGGCAG TCTCCTGCAGCTGCCTCACGTGGAGGCCTTGCTGGCACTGTGCTACTCGATTGTGGAGAACACCTGTGTCATAACCCCTACAGCCAAGGCCTGGCAGCACTTGGAGGATGAGATCCTTGGTTTCGGGAAGTCG GTCTGTGACAACCTTGGGCGGCGCCACGTGGCTACATGTGACCTCTGTGAGTTCTGCTCCCTCAAGCTGGAGCAGTGCCGCTCGGAGGCCAGCCTGCAGCGGCAGCAGTGTGACAGCTCCCACAAGACGCCCTTCGTCAGCCCCCTGCTCGCGTCCCAGAGCACGTCCATCGGCACCCAG ATAGGGACCCTAAAATCGGGCCGCTTTTACGCGCTGGATTTGTATGGCGGGCTGCGCATGGACTTCTGGTGTGCCCAGCTGGCCACCAAGGGCTGCGAAGACAGTCGAGTCGCCAGCTGGCTCCAGACTGAGTTCCTCAGCTTCCAGGATGGGGACTTCCCCACCAAG ATTTGTGACACAGAATATGTGCAGTACCCGAACTACTGTGCCTTCAAAAGCCAGCAGTGTATGATGAGAAACCGGAAACGGAAG CTGGACCACGTGCGCCCAATCCCCATGCAGGTGTCCCGCATGAGATGTCTGCAGAATGAGACATACACCGTCCTGACCCCGGCCAAGAGCGAGGACCTCGTGCTTCGATGGAGCCAGGAGTTTAGCACCTTGACTCTCGGCCAAGCCGGCTGA
- the ACRBP gene encoding acrosin-binding protein isoform X5: protein MRQLAAASLLSLLRVLCLPPALAPGQDSLSTSTPGSPLSPTEYERFFALLTPTWKAETTCRLRATHGCRNPTLVQLDQYENHGLVPEGAVCSDLPYASWFESFCQFTQYRCSNHVYYAKRVGCSHPVSILSPNTLKEVDTSSEVPLTTMTSPKSSHITATEQQAFQPWPERLNSSVEELLQSSLSLGGQDQGQEREGQEEEREEGQGTKQALEATSGLQADPEPKTQSEFVSSNPFSFTPRVREVESTPMMMEDIQEVIRSVQETDEVNDVYEKNIWKAQSPGSLLQLPHVEALLALCYSIVENTCVITPTAKAWQHLEDEILGFGKSVCDNLGRRHVATCDLCEFCSLKLEQCRSEASLQRQQCDSSHKTPFVSPLLASQSTSIGTQICDTEYVQYPNYCAFKSQQCMMRNRKRKVSRMRCLQNETYTVLTPAKSEDLVLRWSQEFSTLTLGQAG from the exons ATGAGGCAGCTCGCCGCCGCCTCCCTTCTCTCACTCCTGAGGG TGCTGTGCCTGCCTCCGGCACTGGCCCCCGGCCAGGATTCCCTCTCGACCTCCACTCCGGGCAGCCCCCTCTCTCCCACCGAGTATGAGCGCTTCTTTGCGCTGCTGACCCCAACCTGGAAGGCAGAGACCACCTGCCGGCTCCGCGCAACCCACGGCTGCCGGAACCCCACCCTCGTCCAGCTGGACCAGTATGAAAACCACGGCCTGGTGCCGGAAG GCGCTGTCTGCTCCGACCTCCCTTATGCCTCCTGGTTTGAGTCCTTCTGCCAGTTTACTCAGTACCGTTGCTCCAACCACGTCTACTACGCCAAG CGGGTCGGGTGCTCCCACCCAGTCTCTATCCTCTCACCAAACACTCTCAAGGAGGTGGACACTTCCTCTGAAGTGCCGCTCACGACGATGACCTCCCCCAAGTCCTCCCACATCACAG CCACAGAACAACAGGCCTTCCAGCCCTGGCCCGAGCGGCTTAACAGCAGCGTGGAGGAGCTGCTACAATCCTCCCTGTCCCTGGGTGGCCAGGATCAAGGGCAGGAGCGGGAGGGACAAGAGGAGGAGCGGGAGGAAGGACAGGGCACAAAGCAGGCGCTGGAGGCGACGTCTGGGTTGCAGGCAGACCCGGAGCCCAAGACCCAGTCTGAATTTGTATCCTCCAACCCTTTCTCCTTCACTCCCCGGGTGCGGGAAGTGGAGTCTACTCCCATGATGATGGAGGACATCCAAGAGGTCATCCGATCTGTGCAGGAAACGGATGAAGTGAATGATGTATATGAGAAGAATATCTGGAAAGCCCAGAGCCCTGGCAG TCTCCTGCAGCTGCCTCACGTGGAGGCCTTGCTGGCACTGTGCTACTCGATTGTGGAGAACACCTGTGTCATAACCCCTACAGCCAAGGCCTGGCAGCACTTGGAGGATGAGATCCTTGGTTTCGGGAAGTCG GTCTGTGACAACCTTGGGCGGCGCCACGTGGCTACATGTGACCTCTGTGAGTTCTGCTCCCTCAAGCTGGAGCAGTGCCGCTCGGAGGCCAGCCTGCAGCGGCAGCAGTGTGACAGCTCCCACAAGACGCCCTTCGTCAGCCCCCTGCTCGCGTCCCAGAGCACGTCCATCGGCACCCAG ATTTGTGACACAGAATATGTGCAGTACCCGAACTACTGTGCCTTCAAAAGCCAGCAGTGTATGATGAGAAACCGGAAACGGAAG GTGTCCCGCATGAGATGTCTGCAGAATGAGACATACACCGTCCTGACCCCGGCCAAGAGCGAGGACCTCGTGCTTCGATGGAGCCAGGAGTTTAGCACCTTGACTCTCGGCCAAGCCGGCTGA
- the ACRBP gene encoding acrosin-binding protein isoform X2 — protein sequence MRQLAAASLLSLLRVLCLPPALAPGQDSLSTSTPGSPLSPTEYERFFALLTPTWKAETTCRLRATHGCRNPTLVQLDQYENHGLVPEGAVCSDLPYASWFESFCQFTQYRCSNHVYYAKRVGCSHPVSILSPNTLKEVDTSSEVPLTTMTSPKSSHITATEQQAFQPWPERLNSSVEELLQSSLSLGGQDQGQEREGQEEEREEGQGTKQALEATSGLQADPEPKTQSEFVSSNPFSFTPRVREVESTPMMMEDIQEVIRSVQETDEVNDVYEKNIWKAQSPGRSVTTLGGATWLHVTSVSSAPSSWSSAARRPACSGSSVTAPTRRPSSAPCSRPRARPSAPRYRGGWPAAAGGLRPQAGWGSRGAGTPTSPLCPMPQIGTLKSGRFYALDLYGGLRMDFWCAQLATKGCEDSRVASWLQTEFLSFQDGDFPTKICDTEYVQYPNYCAFKSQQCMMRNRKRKLDHVRPIPMQVSRMRCLQNETYTVLTPAKSEDLVLRWSQEFSTLTLGQAG from the exons ATGAGGCAGCTCGCCGCCGCCTCCCTTCTCTCACTCCTGAGGG TGCTGTGCCTGCCTCCGGCACTGGCCCCCGGCCAGGATTCCCTCTCGACCTCCACTCCGGGCAGCCCCCTCTCTCCCACCGAGTATGAGCGCTTCTTTGCGCTGCTGACCCCAACCTGGAAGGCAGAGACCACCTGCCGGCTCCGCGCAACCCACGGCTGCCGGAACCCCACCCTCGTCCAGCTGGACCAGTATGAAAACCACGGCCTGGTGCCGGAAG GCGCTGTCTGCTCCGACCTCCCTTATGCCTCCTGGTTTGAGTCCTTCTGCCAGTTTACTCAGTACCGTTGCTCCAACCACGTCTACTACGCCAAG CGGGTCGGGTGCTCCCACCCAGTCTCTATCCTCTCACCAAACACTCTCAAGGAGGTGGACACTTCCTCTGAAGTGCCGCTCACGACGATGACCTCCCCCAAGTCCTCCCACATCACAG CCACAGAACAACAGGCCTTCCAGCCCTGGCCCGAGCGGCTTAACAGCAGCGTGGAGGAGCTGCTACAATCCTCCCTGTCCCTGGGTGGCCAGGATCAAGGGCAGGAGCGGGAGGGACAAGAGGAGGAGCGGGAGGAAGGACAGGGCACAAAGCAGGCGCTGGAGGCGACGTCTGGGTTGCAGGCAGACCCGGAGCCCAAGACCCAGTCTGAATTTGTATCCTCCAACCCTTTCTCCTTCACTCCCCGGGTGCGGGAAGTGGAGTCTACTCCCATGATGATGGAGGACATCCAAGAGGTCATCCGATCTGTGCAGGAAACGGATGAAGTGAATGATGTATATGAGAAGAATATCTGGAAAGCCCAGAGCCCTGGCAG GTCTGTGACAACCTTGGGCGGCGCCACGTGGCTACATGTGACCTCTGTGAGTTCTGCTCCCTCAAGCTGGAGCAGTGCCGCTCGGAGGCCAGCCTGCAGCGGCAGCAGTGTGACAGCTCCCACAAGACGCCCTTCGTCAGCCCCCTGCTCGCGTCCCAGAGCACGTCCATCGGCACCCAGGTACCGAGGAGGGTGGCCTGCAGCGGCCGGGGGCCTCAGGCCCCAGGCAGGATGGGGCAGCAGGGGGGCCGGGACTCCCACCTCTCCCCTGTGCCCCATGCCACAGATAGGGACCCTAAAATCGGGCCGCTTTTACGCGCTGGATTTGTATGGCGGGCTGCGCATGGACTTCTGGTGTGCCCAGCTGGCCACCAAGGGCTGCGAAGACAGTCGAGTCGCCAGCTGGCTCCAGACTGAGTTCCTCAGCTTCCAGGATGGGGACTTCCCCACCAAG ATTTGTGACACAGAATATGTGCAGTACCCGAACTACTGTGCCTTCAAAAGCCAGCAGTGTATGATGAGAAACCGGAAACGGAAG CTGGACCACGTGCGCCCAATCCCCATGCAGGTGTCCCGCATGAGATGTCTGCAGAATGAGACATACACCGTCCTGACCCCGGCCAAGAGCGAGGACCTCGTGCTTCGATGGAGCCAGGAGTTTAGCACCTTGACTCTCGGCCAAGCCGGCTGA
- the ACRBP gene encoding acrosin-binding protein isoform X3 — MRQLAAASLLSLLRVLCLPPALAPGQDSLSTSTPGSPLSPTEYERFFALLTPTWKAETTCRLRATHGCRNPTLVQLDQYENHGLVPEGAVCSDLPYASWFESFCQFTQYRCSNHVYYAKRVGCSHPVSILSPNTLKEVDTSSEVPLTTMTSPKSSHITATEQQAFQPWPERLNSSVEELLQSSLSLGGQDQGQEREGQEEEREEGQGTKQALEATSGLQADPEPKTQSEFVSSNPFSFTPRVREVESTPMMMEDIQEVIRSVQETDEVNDVYEKNIWKAQSPGSLLQLPHVEALLALCYSIVENTCVITPTAKAWQHLEDEILGFGKSVCDNLGRRHVATCDLCEFCSLKLEQCRSEASLQRQQCDSSHKTPFVSPLLASQSTSIGTQIGTLKSGRFYALDLYGGLRMDFWCAQLATKGCEDSRVASWLQTEFLSFQDGDFPTKICDTEYVQYPNYCAFKSQQCMMRNRKRKVSRMRCLQNETYTVLTPAKSEDLVLRWSQEFSTLTLGQAG; from the exons ATGAGGCAGCTCGCCGCCGCCTCCCTTCTCTCACTCCTGAGGG TGCTGTGCCTGCCTCCGGCACTGGCCCCCGGCCAGGATTCCCTCTCGACCTCCACTCCGGGCAGCCCCCTCTCTCCCACCGAGTATGAGCGCTTCTTTGCGCTGCTGACCCCAACCTGGAAGGCAGAGACCACCTGCCGGCTCCGCGCAACCCACGGCTGCCGGAACCCCACCCTCGTCCAGCTGGACCAGTATGAAAACCACGGCCTGGTGCCGGAAG GCGCTGTCTGCTCCGACCTCCCTTATGCCTCCTGGTTTGAGTCCTTCTGCCAGTTTACTCAGTACCGTTGCTCCAACCACGTCTACTACGCCAAG CGGGTCGGGTGCTCCCACCCAGTCTCTATCCTCTCACCAAACACTCTCAAGGAGGTGGACACTTCCTCTGAAGTGCCGCTCACGACGATGACCTCCCCCAAGTCCTCCCACATCACAG CCACAGAACAACAGGCCTTCCAGCCCTGGCCCGAGCGGCTTAACAGCAGCGTGGAGGAGCTGCTACAATCCTCCCTGTCCCTGGGTGGCCAGGATCAAGGGCAGGAGCGGGAGGGACAAGAGGAGGAGCGGGAGGAAGGACAGGGCACAAAGCAGGCGCTGGAGGCGACGTCTGGGTTGCAGGCAGACCCGGAGCCCAAGACCCAGTCTGAATTTGTATCCTCCAACCCTTTCTCCTTCACTCCCCGGGTGCGGGAAGTGGAGTCTACTCCCATGATGATGGAGGACATCCAAGAGGTCATCCGATCTGTGCAGGAAACGGATGAAGTGAATGATGTATATGAGAAGAATATCTGGAAAGCCCAGAGCCCTGGCAG TCTCCTGCAGCTGCCTCACGTGGAGGCCTTGCTGGCACTGTGCTACTCGATTGTGGAGAACACCTGTGTCATAACCCCTACAGCCAAGGCCTGGCAGCACTTGGAGGATGAGATCCTTGGTTTCGGGAAGTCG GTCTGTGACAACCTTGGGCGGCGCCACGTGGCTACATGTGACCTCTGTGAGTTCTGCTCCCTCAAGCTGGAGCAGTGCCGCTCGGAGGCCAGCCTGCAGCGGCAGCAGTGTGACAGCTCCCACAAGACGCCCTTCGTCAGCCCCCTGCTCGCGTCCCAGAGCACGTCCATCGGCACCCAG ATAGGGACCCTAAAATCGGGCCGCTTTTACGCGCTGGATTTGTATGGCGGGCTGCGCATGGACTTCTGGTGTGCCCAGCTGGCCACCAAGGGCTGCGAAGACAGTCGAGTCGCCAGCTGGCTCCAGACTGAGTTCCTCAGCTTCCAGGATGGGGACTTCCCCACCAAG ATTTGTGACACAGAATATGTGCAGTACCCGAACTACTGTGCCTTCAAAAGCCAGCAGTGTATGATGAGAAACCGGAAACGGAAG GTGTCCCGCATGAGATGTCTGCAGAATGAGACATACACCGTCCTGACCCCGGCCAAGAGCGAGGACCTCGTGCTTCGATGGAGCCAGGAGTTTAGCACCTTGACTCTCGGCCAAGCCGGCTGA
- the LPAR5 gene encoding lysophosphatidic acid receptor 5, which translates to MLANSSANDSDLRCPDHQSIHHLHLVVYSLVLAAGLPLNALALWVFLHALRVHSVVSVYMCNLAASDLLFTLSLPLRLSYYAQHYWPFSDLLCQLAGAVFQMNMYGSCIFLTLINVDRYVAIVHPLRLRHLRRPRVARLLCLGVWALILLFAVPTVLVHRPSPCARDGRWVHVCFENFSDELWKGKLLPLLLLAEALGFLLPLVAVVYSSVRVFCTLARPDATRSQRRRKTVRLLLASLVIFLLCFVPYNATLAVYGLLRGHVVLASPAARNQVRGVLMVMVLLAGSNCVLDPLVYYFSAEGFRNTLRSLSSPLRARTSANNGARGALAEPTAETSHATVPAAASQGLLRPSDPRGSFTRYPEDSSL; encoded by the coding sequence ATGCTGGCCAACTCCTCGGCCAACGACTCTGATCTCAGGTGCCCGGACCACCAGTCCATCCACCACCTGCACTTGGTGGTCTACAGCCTGGTGCTGGCGGCAGGGCTCCCCCTCAACGCGCTGGCCCTCTGGGTCTTCCTGCACGCGCTGCGCGTGCACTCGGTAGTGAGCGTGTACATGTGCAACCTGGCGGCCAGCGACCTCCTCTTCACCCTCTCGCTGCCCTTGCGCCTCTCCTACTATGCGCAGCACTACTGGCCCTTCTCGGACCTCCTGTGCCAGCTGGCGGGCGCCGTCTTCCAGATGAACATGTACGGCAGCTGCATCTTCCTGACCCTCATCAACGTGGACCGCTACGTCGCTATCGTGCACCCGCTGCGGCTGCGCCACCTGCGGCGGCCCCGCGTGGCGCGGCTGCTCTGCCTGGGCGTGTGGGCACTCATCCTGCTGTTTGCCGTGCCCACCGTCCTGGTGCACCGGCCCTCACCCTGCGCCCGCGACGGCCGCTGGGTGCACGTGTGCTTCGAGAACTTCAGCGACGAGCTGTGGAAGGGCAAGCTGCTGCCGCTCCTACTGCTAGCCGAGGCGCTGGGATTCCTGCTGCCCCTGGTAGCCGTGGTCTACTCTTCGGTCCGTGTCTTCTGCACCCTGGCGCGGCCCGACGCCACGCGGAGCCAGCGGCGGCGGAAGACGGTGCGCCTCCTGCTGGCCAGCCTGGTCATCTTCCTGCTGTGCTTCGTGCCCTACAACGCCACGCTGGCCGTGTACGGGCTGCTGCGCGGCCACGTGGTGCTGGCCAGTCCGGCGGCGCGCAACCAGGTGCGCGGGGTGCTGATGGTCATGGTGCTGCTGGCCGGATCCAACTGCGTGCTCGACCCGCTGGTGTACTACTTCAGCGCCGAGGGTTTCCGCAACACCCTGCGCAGCCTGAGCTCTCCGCTCCGGGCCAGGACCTCGGCCAACAACGGGGCTCGGGGGGCACTCGCCGAACCCACCGCTGAGACCTCCCACGCCACCGTGCCGGCCGCCGCCAGCCAGGGGCTGCTCCGGCCCTCCGACCCCCGGGGCTCCTTCACCCGGTACCCCGAGGACTCGTCCCTCTGA